The genomic region GTTACATCCTTTTCATGGTCAACCATGATGGTTACCTTACCTGTGAGCACCGAATGAGGGGCTTCAAACGCTGGGAGTGTAACCGGCCCCAGAGCCCCGACGGACCCCTACGTTTCTCTGAGAAGTTCCAGCTTTTCACCCCCTTCTCGCTTGGTTTCGAGTTCCGCCCAGGACATGAATACTACTACATATGTGAGTGTTCACATTTTCAGTATACTGTACACTACTTGGCCAAACATATGTGGAAACccaaacaccacacccatatgtgactgctgaacatttaatttcaaactcATAGGCATTAGTGAGTTGAACCTCCTTTTGCTGCTATAAAAGCTTTCATTTGCTTGGAAGGCTTTACAGTAGATGTTGGAGCATGGCTGTGGGGATTTTCTCCCAtttagacacaagagcatcagtgaggtcagacacCGATGATGGACAATCAGGTCTGGTTCACAATTGgcattccaattcatcccaaatgtTTTTGTgcagttcttccacaccaaacacAAAATCAGTAATTAGAAGGGGGCGCCCACATACTTTTGGCTATGTAGTGTAGTTATAGCACACATGTACTGACACAGATAGTTTGAGAAAGGAATAGAAATGGAGAAATAACGAAGCTTCAGTCTTAAcagatttagagtttaaaatgaGAAACATCCTACAGCTCGTTCCCATTAACTTCAAAAAGCTTTACACAGTTTGATTCAAACAGGAAACCTGTCCTTTAATAAGGTGTGAGCTCCATACAAATAACATATAATgacttaaaatatatacatttttcagtttaattcCCAACTGTTTCAATAAGATAACATGAAAAGCATGGATCAGGAAAATACCAGGAAAAAAACAGGGAGCGGCGGGCGGATCAATAATTGATATGGTAATTACAATTCCTGACATGGAAGGTTTTGGTGCGGACAGATGTGCCTGGGCTGTGAGCCACCTGTGTACTTTGTGTACAGTATGCATCCTGGCCACTTTGAGCTCTTGCAGGCTTTGTGTTGTAGAGCTGCACTGTCCATCAACTGCCTTCCCCCATCCACACAGCAACCAGGCAGgcctttctctcttccatggagATTGCCACAGATCCTACTTGCTTTTCATTTGACTGTTGATTATTCCCTGATTGACAGCGCAGACTGAAAGGGAAAGGGGGGGGGTGCATTCTGAGTCAACATCCCCTAAATCAGCAGGGCGTAGCGCTGCTTATCATACACGACACAGTGTTTTCTcttcatgagagagagagagagagagagagagagagattccacAAAGAGCAGGCAAAAAAGTTCAAAGATACCCTTCAACAGGGTGTTTCGGCCCTGTCCCgccaaatttatttttaatgcgtCCGCCTCCCAGTTTCCAGCCAGGCCTAACATTGTGAGGATTTTTGTTTGTAGATAGAAGGGCAGGGCTGGAAAAGGCCTTtggacaaccccccccccccccccacaaaggCAACTCCATTCACCAGCAGAGCCACTCCTTGAGAGTATTGTTTGGATACCAGCAGCTCTATAGCCGTCGTGGTCCCTTGGGGATTGCTGGGTCACAAATGAGAGATGGATCTGAGAGGTTATCAGGGGGAAGTGGGGGCTGATCTTGATTGTCTGCTGGTAAAAGAACACGTCCATCAGGCCTGGTCAGACTTAACCCCAGACTTCTGTCTTTCTGCCCGTATTGATCGGCTGTGATGACATCTTGACAGGCGTCTCCTACACAGCTGCCGGCGGTTGAGGTTGGGTGCTCTCCAATGAACCTAGGATACGGTATGGTGGACATGCCACAGGAATACACAATGGCCTAGGGAGGGTTGTAGGGGGGAGGGTTTGTTGAGCCTGAAGATGACAAACTTTAGACAACTCAGGCTGTGGCTCATACTACAACAGCTTGACCAGGTCATTTAGAATATGTGCATTGCTTTCAGACAAGTGCACACTACAAGACTACCAGAAACTATTTGTCCTTTCATGTTTTAAGTCTGCGACTAGTATGCAACAAAAAGCCCCAGATCGTAGCCAAGTGTGTACACTTGTGAGACTAGTTGCAAATAGTCCCTACAAAAAGTCACAGATAATATGACATATTTCTTACTGGTTTTCAAACTGGTTTGAAATCTGTCTAACCAGTCATCAGGTGTGCAAACTGTCCTGATTAGCGAGAGAGCAGCAATAAGCAACAGCCAATGAAAATGCGAGAAtaaaagaacattaaaaaaaaagtaaagtaaagtCAACTTTTGTGTTCTTGGGTGAACACATGCCATTGTGAatgaggctctctctctctctctctctccttctctctctctctcattaatgctatagggatgggaattgtaaggaatttaatgacTCCGGTTCTGATTCCTTAACTGTTCAATTAATGATTTTTACTTTTACACATGCAGACATTGTAATGACTTTACAAACAAAATCTAAAGGCATaaatgcatcattcaaacacaattgtTTCCACTTagcgatgccattgtagaaattcactattcacagtcagccatgaataATTAATCAATGAGTTAaactgtccaataacagggcgatTTTACGCCCTGATTGGACTCAAGAtagcgccgagtatggctgctgcgttgcaagctccgacacaacatagtagtgttttgtttgttttgttcacaattcttatgttttttgtcttggatgttgtctgccttattgtctacgacagacaaacacttttggacattggttcagcaatttcacaccgtaaaccagacttcaaattcctcaatgccgacccgctgtttacaaacacgcaagcggagccctttgtctgggcagtccggacgcggaaacgcaaaaggaaaaggggaaacagagccggcgttctcatcagagtaagacgctgcgcaaatcgacccccgctacccactattctactgttaaatgttcagtctctggataacaagctctgcgagctgaaagcgcggatctctttccaacgagagatgagggactgctgcattatctgccttacagaaacttggatgtctgcggagattccagactcagccattgaacccgcggggttctctgtgcaccgagcggacagagcgaaagacctctcaggtaaaagcagaggtggtggtgtatgttttatgatcaccaaatcctggtgtgatcagaggaacgttcattcaatcaagtctttctgctctcctgatctggaatttctcatgcttctgtgtcgaccattctggctaccgagggaattcacagcggtcattatcactgctgtgtacatcccgccacaagccgacacagaccgggcacttaAGGATCTGTATGGGaatataagtgagcaggaaaccgcgcaccctgaggccgcgttcaaagccagtttaaaatcagtcgcaccaaaataccaccagcacattagtttcaacacacgaggggaccgggttttagaCCATTGCtcctctcccttccgggatggctacaaatccctcccccgcccaccatttggcaaatcggaccactcttccattctgcttctgcccgcttacaggcagaaactgaaataggaaacacccaccctcagaacgatccagtgctggtcggaccaatcagactctacgctacaggactgttttgatcacacggactgtgagatgttccggtccgcctctgatgacgacatcgagctttacgctgatagcgtaatgtgtttcatcaaaaagtgtgtggaggacgtggttccgaccagaccaatacggatctatccgaaccagaaaccatggataaacaacgatgttcgcgcggcacttaatgtgcggacctccgcttttaattccaggaacgcggaggagcataagagaaatcagaacagcaaaacgccagtacaggagcaagattgaaggacagtttaacaccaccaactctagaagcatgtggcagggaattaacattatcacggactttaaagggaataaaaactccaccatgaacactgctgcctctctcccggatgagctaaatactttttatgctcgttttgagggaaataacactgccctcgcggagagagctctcgcggccgaagctacagaggttagttcactctccgtctctgtagcggatgtaacccgatccttccaacgggtgaatatccgcaaagccgcggtcgcagacggcattccgggacacatcatcagagcgtgcgcgaaccagctggctggtgtttttacagacattttcaacctttctctctctttgtccccacatgctttaaaacatccaccattgtgcctgttccaaagcaatcaaaaataacttgcttaaacgactggcgtcctgttgctctgacccccatcatcagcaaatgctttgagagactaatcagagattacatctgctctgtgctgcctctctctcttgacccattgcagtttgcttaccgcaacaaccgctccactgatgatgccattgcatctacactacacactgctctctcccacctggaaaaaaagaacacttatgtgagaattctgtttgtagactacagctcagcattcaacaccatagtgccctccaagctagatgagaaactccgggctctgggcttaaacagctcgctgtgcagctggatcctggacttcctgtcaagcagatgccaggtggttagaatagacagcaacatctcctcatcactggagccccacagggctgtgttctcagcccactcctgtattccctgtacacacatgactgtgtggcaacacatagctccaatgccatcattaagtttgctgatgacatgacggtggtaggtctgatcactgataatgatgaaacagcctacagaaaggaggtgcacactctgacacactggtgtcaggaacacaacctctccctcaacatcagtaagacaaaggagcttgtggtggacttcagaagaaaagacagagaacacagtcccatcaccatcaatggagcaccagtagagagagtcagcagcttcaagttcctgggtgtccacatcaccgaggaactcacatggtccatccacactgaagtcgttgtgaagaaggctcatcagcgcctcttcttcgtGAGactgctgaggaagtttggaatgaaccgccacatcctcacacagttctacacctgcactgtagagagcatcctgactggctgcatctccgcctggtacggcaatagcaccgcccacaaacgcaaagcactgcaaagggtggtgcaaactgccagacacatcatcggaggtgagcttccctccctccaggaaatatatacaaggcggtgtgtgaaaaaagcttggaggatcatcagaggctccagccacccgagcgatgggctgttctcactgctaccatcaggcaggcggtatcgcagcatcaggacccgcaccagccgactccatgataccttcttcccccaagcaatcagacttttgaactcttgatctcccacgatcaaaatacatcagcactgcactttattacccttactcttatatctcacaccggactgtcataaattatattatattatattatattctctcttaacaactgactatcaaccgacagcctgaatgtcaatacagtacaatactgtacattctatatatactactatatatacttttttatatatatatatattcttttttttattgaataatgtgtatctatatagtgcgtactgtatactgtacagtgtatgttattatttgtatattgttgtgtgtaattatgtgtatatcagacgtttaaattgtgctgtgttaatttgatgttattgtaaattggtactgtctcatcactgtcacgactgctatgttgatcggaactgcacccaagaatttcacacaccattgcacttgtgtatatggctgtgtgacaataaagtgatttgatttgatttgatttgatttactgAGATTAACTAAactgtattcagctggtcatgtgatcccaacacggcagcccccatgaggagacattctccatgtagaataaaacagctgttATAAGCTTACTGATATGAGTCTTCGTCTCATGTGAAGTGTACATAATTTTAGACATacgtacatttcaaaattaccatttATTTATATAGGTGTATAACTTTTTGAATcaggaaaaaattactgtgtgcacttttaaataaaaaatctaaagtatttttaataaatttccaCTAATTACAGCAAAACTCGTAATGTGTTTGACTATCTTtaattacacattgtcatatgaacaaccagttagtaactgcactgcctgattTAAGTGTCAGGAGCCGtaaaaggtttagttcacccaaaaatgaaaattcttccatcatttactcaccctcatgccatcccagatatgtatgacgttatttcttcagcagaacacaaacaaagatttttagtagaatatctcatctttgtaggtccatacaatgcaagtgacctttgtagctccaaaaatcaaaggaAACATATAATTAAtcaacatgactccagtggttaaatccatcaaACACGTGCCTTTGACTTTTCTTTGTGGCTATTTGACAATTTCCAAGTTCACCTCGGATTTCACTCTCCCTTTCTTTCTCATCAGAGCTTTAGAAGGAAATAATCAACTGGATTGTTATGTCTGGACATCAGAGATGAATGAAGTAATCTGTCAAAATGGTTATGTTTGCTAAGCAGAGATGAACGGTGTTGCTGATGTACTGGTGGAGCTGACATGATGGCCTATGATGGTTGAGAACTGGCAGGCTCAATAGTGGCTCTTTGCTCTCAGATCATTGAGTGTTCTGTGAGATAATTTGCAATGGGAATGCTGTGTGTGACAGGCCATTGTAAGGGACGACTTCAAGCTGGAGAAGGTCAGAGCAATTTCCTCTGAAAATATCAGACTTTGTTCTTGATTTGGTTGTCAAGGGGTCAAACTAACTCTCAGGCTAGAGAGACTTTCACAAATGTCTTCTCAGAACAGCAGCACAATCTTCAAGGGATAATTTGCccaaaaaatgacatttatgtcatcatttactcacccatgttgttgcaaacccatataactttctttcttccatgaaacacaaaaggagatgttagacagaatgttagcctcagtcaccattcactttcattgcatctttttctatgAGTACATGATGAGTAAATTGGGTGACCTATCCTTTTAAACAGATTGATGAGCCACATACACAACATgtcaaaagtctggacacacctaaaaacaaattataattactgttttgcacattttataataataatcttatATTTTAAGTTCTTCAATGTACCCTTCCTTTGCCTAGATTGCAACTCTAATTGCAAACTATctgcattctctcaaccaacatttaaacagtattgaagttcCCTATGCTGGGCTCTTGTTGGATGCTTTCCATCACAGTCTGATCCAACAGATccaactgaaataataataataattaaaatgtcagtttacacatttatatttgtctacaaactaatttcaagcaattAAGCACAAGCCTTTAGATCAGAGTGGTTCtgaagatcatgaaaaacataaattcagtcatatgtctaaacttttgactggtagtgtatttaTACAATGTTTGAATGTTTCTGTTTGTTATAAACACATTAAGCTGATTGAAGTAAATTTCCTGGATTGTGTGGAACTCATTATTTCTTTGCAATTTCCTCTCTTCCTTTTTAACAGCTTCTCCTCATCCCAACCATGCTGGCAAGCCTTGTTTAAAGTTGAAGGTGTATGTGAAGCCTACAAGTAAGTCATGTTCTGTTTGCTCTACCAGGCATAGAGAGTGATATCCCCACATGTCCACAGTATACGTCAACCGTCTATTAAACAATCTGACTCATTTTGTAAATGagatgtcatatttatttgtaagtTACACAAATGCATCCATCAATATAACAGTGGACGACTAATAGGAGCTAGTAGAATTACTGTGAATTATTTGTCATCTTACCTTCATCACTCACCATTAAAAACTATATATTAACTATTGGCAAATGCAAGTTCTGTTTTAAAATGATCACAGGGTTTTAGATTTTGGCATCAGGTGCCAATATCTAAGTTTAATTGctggaggttgccaagttgctgTACTTCGACATCCACTGTCTGTAACCCAATTTGTAGCATTGCATTGTTGCATAAAGTTGAGTTTTTTGTCGCATTGTCTACAATCTGCAGGTAACTTTGTACTTAGTTCTTTATTATTAGGATTTTTTACCTGCagtattatgtaaaaaaaacaaaaacaaaaaaagaaatgtcaagCAATGTTGACACAAGTTGTCCACATGTATTAGTTTTaccatcatcgttttccaaagaatGCTGTACTGGGGAGCGTGTTCAAAATGCCATTCCAATGTGGAtaagaggcataaatgtagcaaaatcaatgtgttttcaaatgacaaCATGTTAGTGTGGACATGCCCTTAATTGAGAAATACTTAAAAGCTACATTCCAATGATccatttacaaaaacatttttatttgctatTTTGTAAAATGTATGTGGTACATTTTCACAACTCAGTACTAATCTCACAACAGATCATCAAAgaaaatttgtttgattttattttgggggtctactagaataggtttacatgctttaatgttcaaaaaacacattttttctaatactgtacatttctgctaaacctattttcatcctctagctcaaacgctctgatttaggtcctgtctctttaaagcctccctttccgaaaagcccagtctgttcTGATTAGTCaactggcctagtctgttgtaaTTGGTCAACCgcatagagcgtgtgtcggaaatgtaacgcccctaccataactgagtttcatgcttccttaacagctgtaaacactattgtaactatggtaacaatggtgtcggtttttgccgtaccgGTTTGAgtccgagtccgataatgaaagtttggaagaacaagctgattgaCCCGAACCatcttcgcaagcacgacttgagcaggacagtggtaagttttaatttagtagctttcttacaGCAAGCTAGCcatggactaccgtggatagtggccgtaacattacagcttataattatataagactcttgagatcaaccagtttgttacacagttttagatAAAactggcccacagctgaatagtaaaccattaccaaaacaataacattacatagcaagttaacctagcactaccgtggattgcagatgtaaaatgactGTTTGTACAAATAAATCCTTCTCTACACTTGATCAGTATTCATGATAGAAAGAATGACAAACAGTCTGCATAactctacacaattgtaggtcaAATTGGGCCCGCatctgattagcaaaactatttcaacacattaacattagctagcaggttagcagagacCTACAGCtatgcactgggtgtacaccatagctacaacacaaaactccacatttgaactctcggtagcagataaatccacaaataatcaagaatacttacaggttgtgaccTTGAAGCTCCAGactgtcccaacaaagtgggaactgcaccatctttcaggagtaaccatcttgaaaatccggcattggttgtggttgtactgctaaataattaaaatacattttaaccactgattcttcaattcatcagcctttggaagtccaaacaaagaggttttgttttcgcagtgaagaaaacagcatcttctcaacatggcgacaacactaacccaactcatcctgacCTCGGCtatacgtttgtttgagggcggggcaaagtagcccttaggtgggcattatgcaaatgtgttacatagtgacatagatactttacagaagaaatggctggactacaaactagccatttcttgtagttcttgagcagtgctgtctgtgggagagaataactcccttttgcatggactttgtgctttgtaactttgcagaccttttacatgcacaaacagctatattacacattaaaggaaaggtaaaatcccaaaaagcttaatagggcctctttaaattccagcatattttcaattgaaaatacacaaaaataataaagtaacttTTCCACCACAACAAATAAGTGTTTCATCTATATACATTTAAAGTAATTGGCTTTTACAATGCTATCACTGTAACTtgttaatatttacattaaaattattatacattaatatacatgtcacatttaaatgtgtttttgttcaagttttgtgttcatgtcttatattttgaaagtttagttcctgttcctggttcatgtcacgtgatttcctgttccctcgtgtgatcctgtcatgtgtttcccctgttcttgtgtcttgttttctttggttaaagtttattagtcttgttatcttgtttacagtACTGTCTGTTGATTGATTGTCATTGTCATACATGTTGAAGATGTCAGATATTGTGTTTTGGTGTAACGttgtcgagtcgagtcgagttgtttatgtttgtttgtttgggatttcatcttgtaaataaactgcacttgggttcttcacttggGTATGAGccacacctcagtctgctccatgccatgtcacagccactttCAGTctggtccatgccatgtcacagctacacctgagtctactccatgccatgtcacagccaagcttcagtctgctccacaagccaacggccacgcctgccatggccaacgagccaatacccacacctgccacggccaatgaaccagtgttgcaagcctcgtccatctcagagccagcgttgcaagcctcgacCGTCTCAGAACCAGCATTGCAAGCGTCGTCCATctcagagccagcattgcaagcctcgtccgtcccagagccagcgttgcaagcctcgtccgtcccagagccagctctcactgagctattagacctggagttggttcccacccttgtgcccaccctgagtactcttcctcctcctcctgatcagccggttccccccaagtCACCGGCTCGACCATCACCCCCTGTGACATCTCAGACAAAGGGAACTTCTGACCCTCCGACTCCGTctagaccctccaagccctggactcctCCTTAGCCCTCCAATCCCTCGACATCACCACGGCTCTACGTTTCctcggctccaccgtggtcctccaGCCTATCGGCTTCACTGGAGTTcttcgtccctccagctcctccttggtctgtcggtcacctggctccgccttggctctccgatcctccggctatgccttggctctccgatccttcgactccaccggggacctccatccctatggctccaccttggtcctcagccccatcggctccacctcagtcttccgatcccccaactccaccttggcccttcgagccttcggctactctccaggcTCCAAGTTCTCAGTTTCACCCCtcgagtctctcacggctccaccttccatggctccacccctcgagtctctcatggctccaccttccactggctccagcctggtctcctgcTCTTTCGCCAGACCATGCTCCACAGCCTGTCTCGCCAGGCAATGCCTCAAGGACCCCACCCCCCCAACTACCTATTGAACTATTGATAGTCTTATTTATATTGGGGCTTCGGGAGCCGGCCCTTgttggggggatatgtcacatttaaatgtgtttttgttcatgttttgtgttcatgtcttatattttgaaagtttagttcctgttcctggttcatgtcatgtgatttcctgttccctcatgtgatctcttcatgtgatcctgtcatgtgtttcccctgttcttGTGTCGTTtacattggttcattgtttgattttcttgttagcagtcttgtcttttcattggttaaagtttattagtcttgttatcttgtttacaagacgattggttgtcattgtcatacatgttcatttatttaagcCCTATGTTTGCCCTTGTGagatgtcaggtattgtgttttgGTGTaacattgtcaagtcaagtcgagttgtttatgtttgttcgtTTGGGATAtcatcttgtaaataaactgcacttgggttcttcacacttcatcgtcttcatctgcctgttacTGCTAGCAACATTACAATACATTAAACTTTTCAAATAAACGAGTGGTAGCGAGAATCGTGAAATTTAATTGGTATTGTACCGATTACTgtaattttggtatcgtgacaaccatATTTGGAACACAACACTCTTCCTCCAAATGGAAATCCAGCGCTTATTTTAAACCAATGGCACAGATATGTCAGGTTACTGTAATCTATTAAAATCGTTGCAAGCCTCAAGAAAAGTGTGAAATGTGAACCAAATTCTCCGCCTCAGTAATTAAACTCTAATTAGGTCAGTGCTGTGGACCCCTGCAGCTTTGAGTAAAGGTATGCATTTCCTAGCACTTCCTCTCCGTGTGCTGTctctctttgtttgtgtgtttcagaTGGTTCGGGCTACGAGTCTCCAGAGCCCTTCCTGACTGATCAGAGCCAACGCTGCAGGGCAGACACCCCACTAGCTGTGCTGCTACTGCTGGCCTTTCTGCTGGCCTGCGTTTAGAAGCTTTGCAGCAGCCCAGACTGCCTACCACTCTCCCTCCATCCATACTCCCTCAGGGAAGCCCCCTCATCCAGCCCCCTGCCTCACAGGCTAATGCGCAGTCTGAGTCATGCAACTGTGGACAGGGACATTTGCCATA from Myxocyprinus asiaticus isolate MX2 ecotype Aquarium Trade chromosome 5, UBuf_Myxa_2, whole genome shotgun sequence harbors:
- the LOC127441528 gene encoding ephrin-A2 yields the protein MELTVVVFAVVCWASVWSDDRIISDRHAVYWNSSNSRFWQGEYTVAVAINDYLDVYCPYYETPQPHSRMERYILFMVNHDGYLTCEHRMRGFKRWECNRPQSPDGPLRFSEKFQLFTPFSLGFEFRPGHEYYYISSPHPNHAGKPCLKLKVYVKPTSSGYESPEPFLTDQSQRCRADTPLAVLLLLAFLLACV